A window of Sedimentibacter sp. MB31-C6 genomic DNA:
GTCTAACCTCTTTCTTTTTTTCCTATAAATATATAAAAAACATTATCAACAATAATTTATAAACTTTTTTAAATATCACCTTCTTTAAATTAAATACATATAAATTAATCAATAATTACACAAAATACTTGTACAATAAATATATAATTAACAATTGTTTACTATCTATTAGTAACAATAATGTTAAACAAATTTACACATTTGTAATATTTTAGTTTTAACTTTAGTATATTCATTTTCTGATACAACAATCATCTTCTCTTTACCTTTTATCAGTTCATGTTCTGGGCATGCACTAAAGCAACCACATATTACTAATATCAAGTCATAATAGTTGTTTTTATCTGCCAGTTCAATGGAAATATTATCAATTTCATCCAGTAATCTATCGATAAATTTTTTTCTATCATATCTAGAATTACAGCCTCCACAATACTTAATTCCAATTCTCATAGCAGTCCTAACTTTCTTTCTTATGACTCAATATTTTTTTCGCCATTTCTAGCAAATCATCACTTACACTTTCAATTAAAGTTACTTTTCTAACTTCTTGAACATGTTTTTTAATCTCACTCTCAATAACATCTTCAACTGTAAACTTTGCAGAAGGACAATTACTGCATTGCCCTAATAATTTAATTTTTAAGTTTCCATCTTCTAAACTTAATACTTCTACATCTCCATAATGTTCTGATAATTGAGGTCTAACATATTGTTCTAATACATGTTCTATTTTATCAAGCATAATCTACTCCAATTATTTTTTTATTCATTAACTTTTGCAATAACCTTAGCTAATTCTTTCTTACCACTAATGTTCCCTTGTCTTGCAATCATAATTCTTTGAGCCTGTGGAGAACCTGCTCCATGCATTGATTCTGTTCTATATCCTACTGCTGCAGTTCCAAGTGTTATATTTTCAATTAACCTTAATACTTTTAATCTATTTTCTACTGATACACCATTTATTCCTGTTAAATATTTTTCTATATATGGTCCAACTTTCGGATCTCTTAAATCTTTTTCAGAAGGTGCTGTAACCATAAGTCCTCCAGCTATATCTTCTGCTAATCTTGCTATTTCATATGGGAACCTAGTTATATTTTGTTTACACACATTTGCCAATAGTAAATCAATTATATAGTTTCCAGATTCTGTCTGATGGCCCTCTGCTGAACACGCAATACCACAGCTATATAAAGTTTCATTTAAATGAGTCATTTCAATTAATTTGTCTTTTATATGAGATGCTTTTTGCGCTCCATTGTAATCTGCTATTAAAGCAGCAGCTCCAATTAATACATCACCTACACCAACTTTACATCCACCGTAACTTTGTCTATGGTAACCAGCAAATCTTTCTACCATCATACCTGCAAATTCTGTTTCTCCATCTAAGAATATTCTTTCATTTGGAACAAATACATCATCGAATATCAATAATGCTTCCATTCCTCCGAATTCACTATTTCCTACATCTATTGATGAACCTTCTAATTTTCTTGTATCACATGATTGACGTCCTATAATCATTAATACACCTTCTGCATCTACTGGAACTGAAAATGCTATTGCATAGTCTTTATCATCAGGTCCCATTGCAATAGTTGGCATAACTAATACTTCATGAGAATTACTTATACCTGTTTGATGTGCTTTTGCTCCTCTTACAACAACACCATCTTCTCTTCTTTCAACTACTCGCAAATACAAATCAGGATCTGCTTGTTTACTTGGAGATAATGATCTGTCTCCTTTAGGATCAGTCATTGCGCCGTCTACTGTTAAATCATTTTCTTGTACATATTTTAAATATTTAACAAAATTATCATGATATTTTGTTTCATGAGCTTTATCTGTTTCATAAGTTGTGCTGTATACTGCATTAAATCCGTCCATTCCAACACATCTCTGAAAACAAGATGCAGTTTTTTGACCAAGTAATCTTTGCATTTTTACTTTTTTCACAAGGTCCTGTGTACTTTGATGAATATGAGTAAATCTATTAATCTTTTCTCCCGTTAAAGAAGAAGTTGCTGTCATTAAATCTTCATATTCAGGTAATTGTGCTAAATCATATGTTGCTTTTACGGAGTTTAATGATGGTCTTAGTATTGGGTTATCCACAGGATTATCTACTTTTTCCCCAAACATATAAATTTCCATATTCATTTTTCTAATACTCTCTACGTATTGTTCTCCAGTCATTAAGGCCATTATATTTTACTTCCTTTCAATTTATAATTTTAGTATTACAACTAATGTATTATTGTAAATTGTTATAAAATTTACTAGCTACCAAATTATTTTGCATTTTGTATGCTATATATTCTTTTCGTATACTAATTATATTAATTGTATACAATTATGTCAATGAAATGTTTGTTACGATTTTTTAAGCTTTTGTAAACTTGTTTTTTTTGCACTTGTTAATATATTAAATTTCAAAACAAATGGAAGTTCTAGTTTCCTAAAACCTCCATTAAAATTACAAAAACGTAACAATTTATTTTATATTATCTTAGTTAAATTATCTTTAAAACAACAAATCCATAACTTGCCTTATGTTATTAACTGTCATTATTTCAATATTATTTATTTCTTTTAAAATACTTTCATTTGCTTCTGCTATAACAGCTTTTTTAAATCCCATTTTTTGGGCTTCTATAAGTCTTTTCTCTACAGAGTTAACCCCTCTTATTTCTCCAGTCAACCCTACTTCACCAATAAGTATAGTTTTATAATCCACTGGAATTTCTTTAAAGCTTGATGCCAAAGCACACAATATAGCTAAATCAGCCGCTGGCTCCTTTAACTGCAACCCTCCAGTAACATTTATAAAGGTATCCGAGCTTTGCATAGCTAATCCTGCCTTTTTCTCTAAAACTGCAAGTAGCATTGCAGCCCTATTGTTATCTATGCCTGTCGTTATACGTTTGGCAAAACCTGCAGGTGAATATGTAACTAATGCTTGAATTTCTATAAGAACAGGTCTTGTACCTTCCATAGCAGCAGTAACTACAGTACCATAAGCTTCTAAAGGTCTCCCCTTCAAAAACACTTCTGATGGATTTTCAACTTCCATTAGACCTTTTTCTCGCATTTCAAAAATTCCTATTTCATTTGTTGAACCAAAACGGTTTTTAACAGATCTTAAAATCCTATATGAAAAATGTCTTTCTCCTTCAAAATATAATACTGTGTCAACCATATGTTCCAATACTCTTGGTCCAGCAATGGCTCCTGACTTAGTAACATGTCCAACAATAAAGGATGCCATGTCTCTAGCTTTAGTCATCCGCATAACCATAGATGTTACTTCACGAACCTGACTTACACTGCCCGGTGCTGATACTATTTCAGGTGAATATATCGTTTGAATAGAATCTAATATTAGTAAATCAGGATTTTCTTTTTCAACAAATTCTTTAATAATATCAATATTTGTTTCTGCTAATACATATAATTCTCCTTTACCAATTCCTAATCTATCTGCACGAATCTTTATTTGCTCTCCAGATTCTTCTCCTGAAACATAAAGAACCTTTAAATCTATCTTCGCAGCATTATCAGCAACTTGTAAAAGTAATGTGGATTTTCCTATACCAGGGTCTCCTCCTACCAAAACTAAGGAGCTCTTTATAATTCCTCCACCTAAAACTCTGTCCATTTCTCTGCTACCAGTTGATATTCTTTCCTTTTTCATTGAAGTTATATTTTGTATTTTTTCAACTTTCCCTTTACTTATACCTCTTTGTTTCTTTGCATCAGTTTCTCTTACTTCTTTTTCTTCAACAAAAGTATTCCACTCACTACAAGAAGGACATCTTCCTAACCATTTTACAGTTTCATATCCACATTCTTGGCAAACAAATTTTGTTTTTACTTTGGCCATATTATACCTACCTATTATAACATCTAATAATTGCAAAAGCATTTACATATTACTCTGTTTTAACAAGGTAACTTAGTGCACCCTATGTACACCTTGTTTAGCTCGTTATTATATTACTATATATCAATGAATCTACTGTGTCAACATAGTTGTAATAGTTGATTTAACTATTGCAAAGTTTAGCATTAGTAAACTCATAATCTAATAATTATGCTTTGTTTCAAATATTTCATAATTTTATACAATTACTGTATTGACAACAATATATGCTATGTGTATAATTAGAATCGCTTTAAAGTTTAATTAAATTAAACATTGTGTTTAATAATGTAAACAAAATAGAGGAGTATTATGGATATTGGTGAAAAAATTAAAAGATTAAGAAATGCGACTTCCTTAACACAGCAGGAATTAGCAGATAGATGTGAGTTAACAAAAGGTTATATATCTCAGTTAGAAAGGGATTTAACATCTCCTTCAATTGCAACACTTACTGATATTTTGGAATGCTTAGGTACTGATTTAGGCAGTTTCTTTAGCGACGCTGTAGACAGTAAGATAGTATTTAAAGAAGAAGACGTATTTATAAAAGAAGAAGTTGATGATAATTACACTATTAATTGGATAATACCTAATGCACAGAAAAACAAAATGGAACCTATTTTAGTTGAGCTTGGAAGCTACGGTAAAACAAAACTTGACGAACCCCATGAGGGTGAAGAATTTGGTTATGTTTTAAGTGGAACAATAATGCTTTGTTATGGTAATCAAATATACAAAGTTAAAAAGGGAGAATCTTTTTACTTTAAAACTAATAAAAGTCATTATATTGAAAACACTAGTAAGAATACTGCCCGTTTAATTTGGGTAAGTACTCCACCAAATTTTTAAATTAAGGAGAAATAAATGAATAATGCAATTATAGAATTAAATAATATTACAAAAAAATTTGATGGTGAAACAGTTCTTGATGATATTACTTTATCTGTTCAAAAAAATGAATTTGTTACCCTTTTAGGGCCAAGTGGATGTGGAAAAACTACCACACTTCGTATAATTGGAGGTTTTGAAAATCCAGATGAAGGAAAAGTTTACTTTGACAGCCATCTTATAAATGATGTGCCTCCTTTTAAAAGACAATTAAATACTGTTTTTCAAAAGTATGCACTTTTCCCTCATATGAATGTATACGATAATATAGCATTTGGATTAAGAATTAAAAAAACAGATGAGAATCTAATAAAAAATAAAGTAGAAAAAATGTTAGAGCTTTTTAACCTTAAAAATTATGGCAAAAGACGAATAGACCAACTTAGTGGAGGACAACAACAACGTATTGCAATCGCTAGAGCATTAGTCAATGAACCAAAGGTTCTTCTACTAGACGAGCCTTTAGGAGCTCTTGATTTAAAATTAAGAAAAGAAATGCAGCATGAACTTAAAGCAATGCAAAAACAACTTGGAATTACATTTATATATGTAACCCATGATCAAGAAGAAGCACTTACTATGTCAGATACTATTGTGGTCATGAATGATGGAATTATACAACAAATGGGTTCTCCAATAGATATTTATAACGAACCTGAGAATGCCTTCGTTGCAGATTTTATTGGAGAAAGCAATATATTAGACGGAATTATGCACGATGATTACTTAATAGAGTTTTTAGGTGTAAAATTTGAATGCGTTGATTTTGGATTTGGCAAAGGCGAAGAGGTCGATGTTGTAATACGACCTGAAGATTTAAAATTAAAACACGCTGAAGATGGACAACTAAAGGGTATAGTAAAGTCTGTTATATTCAAGGGAGTACATTATGAAATGATAGTAGCTGTATCAGATTTTGAATTTTTGGTTCATAGTACTTCTATGTCACCTGTTGATTCAAATATTAGCTTATCATTAACTCCCGATGATATACACATTATGAAAAAGGGGGAATAAAAATGAAAAACAAAACTAAATATTTTGCTTTTCCCTATATTATTTGGATAACAATTTTTATAGTCTTTCCTTCATTTTTAGTATTACTTTACAGTATAACTACAAAGGAATCAAATGGTTTGACAACAATAAAATTCACATTAGGTAATTTCAAAGATTTTTTTGACCCTATGTATCTTAATATTTTATGGGAATCAATACTTTTAGCAGCTATTTCAACTGTAATTTGCTTATTAATTGGATACCCTACTTCTTATATTATTGCTAATGCAAGTTTAAATAAAAGAAATACATTGCTTTTCCTTTGTATTTTACCTATGTGGATGAATATGCTTCTTAGAACATACGCATGGATGACTATTTTAGGAAATAATGGACTAATTAATAATTTTTTAGAACTTATTGGTTTTTCAAAAATTAATCTTCTTTATACAAAAGGAGCTACAGTAATGGGAATGGTGTATAACTTCCTTCCATTTATGATACTTCCTATTTATACAGCCTTGACTAAAATGGATACAGGACTTATTGAAGCTGCAGACGATTTAGGTGCTAATAAAGCAACAATATTTAAGAAAATCATTCTACCTCTTAGTATGCCTGGTGTTATTTCTGGAATTGTAATGGTATTTATGCCAGCAGTAAGCACCTTTATAATTCCTCAACTACTTGGCGGTAATAAGAGTATGATGATTGGTAATTTAATAGAAAAATTGTTTATATTAAATGGCGATTGGAATTTTGGTTCTGCAATATCAATAATTATGATGATTATTATATTAATTTCTATGTCTATAATGAACAAATTTGATGTTGATAAAGAAGGAGGAGCTAGACTATGGTAAAAAAATATTTATCTAAAATATATATGGGATTTATTTTTATATTTCTATATGCGCCAATAATTGTTTTAGCTATCTTTTCCTTCAATGAATCTAAGTCAAGAGGTAATTGGACAGGATTTTCACTAAAATGGTACGTAGAGTTATTTAAGGATAGAGATATACAAATGGCAGTATATTATACTATATCTATTGCTATTATTTCTGCTATTATTTCAACTATTTTAGGAACAATTGCAGCAATTGGAATTAACAGTATGAAGGGCAAAAAGAAATCAATGATATTAAACATTAATTATCTTCCTGTTGTTAATCCAGATATAGTTACTGGGATTTCCTTGATGATATTATATATTTCATTTAATATAGATTTTGGATTCAATACCATGCTTATATCACATATTGTATTTAGTATTCCTTATGTAATCTTATCAATTCTACCAAAGCTTAAACAGTTAGATGTAAACATGACCGAAGCAGCTATGGATTTAGGAGCTACACCTATGTATGCCTTAAGAAAAGTTATAATACCAGAAATAAAGCCAGGAATTGTAACAGGGTTTTTAATGGCTTTCACATTATCAATCGATGATTTTATCATAAGCTATTTTACTAAAGGAGAAGGAGTGACTAATCTTTCAATCGTTATATATTCTATGGCAAGAAGAGGTGTTCGTCCTACAATTAATGCATTATCTACAATAATGCTTACAGTTGTATTGTTATTGATGTTATTAATAAATAAAAGGTCAAATGGAGCTATAAAAGAGAAATCTAATATATTAAAAAGAAAAGAGGTTTTTAAATAATGAAGAAAAAATTAAGCTTAATATTAACAACTTTAACACTGATAATAGTTACAATAACGGGTTGCAGTTCCAAAGAAAAAGAAGTTTTAAATGTTTTAAATTATGATATTTATATTGATAAAACTCTGATTACAGAATTTGAAGATGCAAATGATGTTACTGTTAAATATGATACCTATTCTACACCTGAAGAGATGTATATTAAAGCTAAAGCTGGAGCTTCAAATTATGATCTAATAATTTCAAGTGAATATATGATTGAAAGAATGATTAATGAAGGTATGGTTAATAAACTAAATTTAGAGAACATTCCTAACTATCAATATATAGATGACAAGTTCAAGAATCAACCTTATGATCCAAATAATGAATATGCAGTTCCTTATTTTTGGGGTACTTTAGGTATATTGTACAATAAGGAAACAGTAGATGTATCTTCTGAAAGTTGGGAAATATTATGGGATGAAAATAATTCTCAGAGAATTATAATGATGGATTCTCAAAGAGATGCTTTTGCAGCAGCACTTAAACTTTTGGGATATTCATTAAATACGGTTAATGAACAAGAATTAAATGAAGCTAAAGAACTTTTGCTTGAACAAAAGCCTCATGTTATGGCGTATATTACTGATGGAGCTCCTGATTTAATGATAAATGAAGAAGCAGATATGGCTCTTGTTTGGTCAGGTGAAGCTGTTTCTGCAATGTCTGAAAATGAAAATCTTGATTTCATAATTCCTAAGGAAGGTAGTAATATTTGGATAGATGCAATGTTTGTACCATCAACTTCAAAAAATCAACCAATGGCGGAAGAATTTATCAACTTCCTTTGCTCAAAAGAAGCGACATTGAGAAATATAGATGAAGTTTGGTATTCAACAGTCCATACTGAAGCAATTACTGAAGTTGATGAAGAACTTATAAATAACAGTGCTTTCAACATTCCTGAAGAAAAAATAGAACAAATGGAAATGTTCAGAGATCCTAAAGAATTTATTGACTTGTACAGCAATAGATGGACGGAAATAAAAGCAGACAAATAAATGTATGGGACGCATTTTGCGTCCCGTCTACGGTATGCATAAAATGCATACCTTTTTTATTAATTTAATTCATTATTTGCTTCTGCTTCTTTTAAATTCAATAAGTGAACTGTTGTAGCTACTGTAATTGTTATTAAAGTAGCCAACACTAAAAATGACATATGTATTCATCCCCTTTTTTCATTATTCCCAATTATAAATATACTTTATTGCAAGAACCTTAGAGTAATCTTTAACATGTAGGGGACGCATTTCATGCGTCCCGCGGTATGCATAAAATGCATCCCCTACAATGTTCAAATATCACAATATTGACAGCCGTTACATACTTCATATTTACCTTCAAAAATACGTTTAATTACTTCAATAGTACTTTGAGACATTTTATCATCTTTATCTATTTTACTAATATGAAGAATAATTTTCTTTGGTGATATATTTAATAAAATATTAATTACTGATTCATCATAATTAACAATTCGTTTATCTAGCTCTTGTGCTATTTCCACATTGGTTATATAGTTAAGTTTCTTCATATTATTATCATAAACTTGTAATTTATTATTATTATATAATATATTTACAATATCATACTCTTTTTCATCAGACTCTGATATTAACCTTATAATACTTATAAAATCAAGATATTCTTTTTTCATTAAATAACTATCTATACATTTTTCAACTACCTGAGCAACATATAACTTAATAAACTTTAGTCTAAACTTAATAAATCCATCTAAATTAATAGTATTAGATTTTTCTAATACTTCTTTAAATTTATTTTTTATAATTAGTTGAATTTTTATGTCGTTATCTATTTCTTCTTCAATAGCCTCAATTATTGAGCCAAATTCTTCTTCATCAAAATAGAAATAACTTTCTTTAAGGTAATTAATACTTTCATGTTTAGTATATTCTATTAATAATTTTGTTATTTTTCCAATTATCTTTTCTAAATATTCCTTTTTGTTAATTTTGTCCTTTGTAAAATATCTTAATTTTATATCGTCTTCACTTACAGAAGATAATTCTATGTTAATATCACTTTCATCTATATTTGTGATAATTTTAATATTGTTAATAATTTCATGATTTTCATTTTGATTTAACTCTATTGATAAAAGCTCCACACAGTCACTCCTCTCTGTCAGGGAGGTTACATTATTGGTATTAATGTTCCTAAGTCTATTATTTGTTGTCTTGAAGCTTCTTCATATATATATCCTGAGGACTGTATAAATTTCTTCAATGAGTTTAAAATAATATAATCATTAATTACACCCGTTGAAAGAAAAATTTTTTCATTTATTAAACCTGTACAGCCACCAATAAATCCATGATTATATCCATTCAATTGAACAATTTTAGGATTTATAAACATACAATTTATATTATATGATATGAGTTTATCATGTATAGAGGAATCTGATGTTATAGCCTTGTTATTACTTATAGTTGCTATAGAGCATTTAGAATATCCTTGATTAACATGAATAAATTCTACGTCTGCTTCTTCCAAATAATACTTTAAAACCTGGTCTGTATGCCTTGTATTGTGCACAGCATATCTCCCTATTCTTGCTACATTATATGCTATATCTTCGGGATAGTTTCTACATAGAGTTTTTCCACCTTTAATTACTTTTATTCCTTTGTCATTAAAAACTTTATAGTAATACTCATAAACATTTGGAGCGACTACAATGTGTTTATCGTCAATAGGATGCATTACCATGTCAGGATGTCCATCTACAGGACCCTGTAAATCACTGCACTTGATAGTTTTAATTGGTTCAATATTAAATTTTCTTAAATATTTCAAAATTTCATTATTTGCTCTATAATCTATAACTACAAAACGTGGTGTTTTAAGTGGAATAAATGGATTCATGATAATCTCCTCATTAAAAAGAATGATATAATATAAATATTATATCATTCTTAGACTACTGACAAAATACTTTTTGTAATATTTAATCTTCTACAATTAAATCTTTATCTACAATTGCTATATCTGGATTATCAACTACATCGTATTCCTTAGATTTAATTAACATTTTTATTGTACAAAATACCA
This region includes:
- a CDS encoding NifU family protein, yielding MLDKIEHVLEQYVRPQLSEHYGDVEVLSLEDGNLKIKLLGQCSNCPSAKFTVEDVIESEIKKHVQEVRKVTLIESVSDDLLEMAKKILSHKKES
- a CDS encoding 4-hydroxyphenylacetate 3-hydroxylase family protein — its product is MALMTGEQYVESIRKMNMEIYMFGEKVDNPVDNPILRPSLNSVKATYDLAQLPEYEDLMTATSSLTGEKINRFTHIHQSTQDLVKKVKMQRLLGQKTASCFQRCVGMDGFNAVYSTTYETDKAHETKYHDNFVKYLKYVQENDLTVDGAMTDPKGDRSLSPSKQADPDLYLRVVERREDGVVVRGAKAHQTGISNSHEVLVMPTIAMGPDDKDYAIAFSVPVDAEGVLMIIGRQSCDTRKLEGSSIDVGNSEFGGMEALLIFDDVFVPNERIFLDGETEFAGMMVERFAGYHRQSYGGCKVGVGDVLIGAAALIADYNGAQKASHIKDKLIEMTHLNETLYSCGIACSAEGHQTESGNYIIDLLLANVCKQNITRFPYEIARLAEDIAGGLMVTAPSEKDLRDPKVGPYIEKYLTGINGVSVENRLKVLRLIENITLGTAAVGYRTESMHGAGSPQAQRIMIARQGNISGKKELAKVIAKVNE
- the radA gene encoding DNA repair protein RadA, translated to MAKVKTKFVCQECGYETVKWLGRCPSCSEWNTFVEEKEVRETDAKKQRGISKGKVEKIQNITSMKKERISTGSREMDRVLGGGIIKSSLVLVGGDPGIGKSTLLLQVADNAAKIDLKVLYVSGEESGEQIKIRADRLGIGKGELYVLAETNIDIIKEFVEKENPDLLILDSIQTIYSPEIVSAPGSVSQVREVTSMVMRMTKARDMASFIVGHVTKSGAIAGPRVLEHMVDTVLYFEGERHFSYRILRSVKNRFGSTNEIGIFEMREKGLMEVENPSEVFLKGRPLEAYGTVVTAAMEGTRPVLIEIQALVTYSPAGFAKRITTGIDNNRAAMLLAVLEKKAGLAMQSSDTFINVTGGLQLKEPAADLAILCALASSFKEIPVDYKTILIGEVGLTGEIRGVNSVEKRLIEAQKMGFKKAVIAEANESILKEINNIEIMTVNNIRQVMDLLF
- a CDS encoding helix-turn-helix domain-containing protein; the encoded protein is MDIGEKIKRLRNATSLTQQELADRCELTKGYISQLERDLTSPSIATLTDILECLGTDLGSFFSDAVDSKIVFKEEDVFIKEEVDDNYTINWIIPNAQKNKMEPILVELGSYGKTKLDEPHEGEEFGYVLSGTIMLCYGNQIYKVKKGESFYFKTNKSHYIENTSKNTARLIWVSTPPNF
- the potA gene encoding spermidine/putrescine ABC transporter ATP-binding protein, yielding MNNAIIELNNITKKFDGETVLDDITLSVQKNEFVTLLGPSGCGKTTTLRIIGGFENPDEGKVYFDSHLINDVPPFKRQLNTVFQKYALFPHMNVYDNIAFGLRIKKTDENLIKNKVEKMLELFNLKNYGKRRIDQLSGGQQQRIAIARALVNEPKVLLLDEPLGALDLKLRKEMQHELKAMQKQLGITFIYVTHDQEEALTMSDTIVVMNDGIIQQMGSPIDIYNEPENAFVADFIGESNILDGIMHDDYLIEFLGVKFECVDFGFGKGEEVDVVIRPEDLKLKHAEDGQLKGIVKSVIFKGVHYEMIVAVSDFEFLVHSTSMSPVDSNISLSLTPDDIHIMKKGE
- a CDS encoding ABC transporter permease, translating into MKNKTKYFAFPYIIWITIFIVFPSFLVLLYSITTKESNGLTTIKFTLGNFKDFFDPMYLNILWESILLAAISTVICLLIGYPTSYIIANASLNKRNTLLFLCILPMWMNMLLRTYAWMTILGNNGLINNFLELIGFSKINLLYTKGATVMGMVYNFLPFMILPIYTALTKMDTGLIEAADDLGANKATIFKKIILPLSMPGVISGIVMVFMPAVSTFIIPQLLGGNKSMMIGNLIEKLFILNGDWNFGSAISIIMMIIILISMSIMNKFDVDKEGGARLW
- a CDS encoding ABC transporter permease — its product is MVKKYLSKIYMGFIFIFLYAPIIVLAIFSFNESKSRGNWTGFSLKWYVELFKDRDIQMAVYYTISIAIISAIISTILGTIAAIGINSMKGKKKSMILNINYLPVVNPDIVTGISLMILYISFNIDFGFNTMLISHIVFSIPYVILSILPKLKQLDVNMTEAAMDLGATPMYALRKVIIPEIKPGIVTGFLMAFTLSIDDFIISYFTKGEGVTNLSIVIYSMARRGVRPTINALSTIMLTVVLLLMLLINKRSNGAIKEKSNILKRKEVFK
- a CDS encoding ABC transporter substrate-binding protein; the protein is MKKKLSLILTTLTLIIVTITGCSSKEKEVLNVLNYDIYIDKTLITEFEDANDVTVKYDTYSTPEEMYIKAKAGASNYDLIISSEYMIERMINEGMVNKLNLENIPNYQYIDDKFKNQPYDPNNEYAVPYFWGTLGILYNKETVDVSSESWEILWDENNSQRIIMMDSQRDAFAAALKLLGYSLNTVNEQELNEAKELLLEQKPHVMAYITDGAPDLMINEEADMALVWSGEAVSAMSENENLDFIIPKEGSNIWIDAMFVPSTSKNQPMAEEFINFLCSKEATLRNIDEVWYSTVHTEAITEVDEELINNSAFNIPEEKIEQMEMFRDPKEFIDLYSNRWTEIKADK
- the ytxC gene encoding sporulation protein YtxC, with amino-acid sequence MELLSIELNQNENHEIINNIKIITNIDESDINIELSSVSEDDIKLRYFTKDKINKKEYLEKIIGKITKLLIEYTKHESINYLKESYFYFDEEEFGSIIEAIEEEIDNDIKIQLIIKNKFKEVLEKSNTINLDGFIKFRLKFIKLYVAQVVEKCIDSYLMKKEYLDFISIIRLISESDEKEYDIVNILYNNNKLQVYDNNMKKLNYITNVEIAQELDKRIVNYDESVINILLNISPKKIILHISKIDKDDKMSQSTIEVIKRIFEGKYEVCNGCQYCDI
- a CDS encoding DUF6873 family GME fold protein, producing MNPFIPLKTPRFVVIDYRANNEILKYLRKFNIEPIKTIKCSDLQGPVDGHPDMVMHPIDDKHIVVAPNVYEYYYKVFNDKGIKVIKGGKTLCRNYPEDIAYNVARIGRYAVHNTRHTDQVLKYYLEEADVEFIHVNQGYSKCSIATISNNKAITSDSSIHDKLISYNINCMFINPKIVQLNGYNHGFIGGCTGLINEKIFLSTGVINDYIILNSLKKFIQSSGYIYEEASRQQIIDLGTLIPIM